The following is a genomic window from Globicephala melas chromosome 6, mGloMel1.2, whole genome shotgun sequence.
GGGGAGGACACGGGGGAGACCAGGGCCTCCTGCTGGCCTGTAGGAGGCCTGACACAACCTGCCCTGAGGTCTGGAGAGAAGGTGCTGGGGCAGAAATGGGCGTTTGCTCGTGTTCACAAGATGCCCCTCCTCCACCTAAACCTGCTGGTTGGGCCTCCGTGTGCCGGGCACGGAGCTGGGAGCCTTGCCTCCACCTTTCGTTGGCCTGTGCACCTGTATTGTCCCTGCTGTGCAAACAGGAAGGCTCAGGGTGTGCAGGACCAGGGTCCAAACTCACCCCTCCACCCAGAAGCTGGAAAACCGAGGGTCTGCCTTGAAGCCCAAGGTCATTCCAGAACAAACAGGAAGTCTTAGAGGCAGGAGCTGTATGGGATCATTCCTTTCAGAGCATGGATAATCTGAAAACATAAACGAGGTCAGAAGGCTTCAGGTCACATCAGGGCTGGCAAATGCATTAGTGTTAGAGGCAAGCCTCACTCCAGTGGTGTCCGGAAGTTTCCACGTGTCGCTGTTTACTGTGTACCAGGTAGTATATACTGACGCATTTAATCATCTCAAAAACCTGGAAGGCGGGTGCGGTTATCCACAGTGAACCAATGTGGGGCTCAGAGATTTGTGACTAGTAGCCGGGGGGGAGACTGGACCCGGGCTGGTCCACGTCCCTCAGGAGCTGTGCCCTTAACCATGCTCCCTCCACCACCTCGACGGGGAGACTGGACCACGGGGCCCAGAGCCAGCCCAGCTGGTCTGTGATGATTTGAAAACAGACGCCCTTGGCCCTGGTTCTGAGTAATACCCCACATGAGACACGGCTGTCTGCCAGCTCATGGGGACTGTCACCCATCTGTGACTGAGCCAGCGCCTGGGCATTTGGGGGCTGGGAGGCGGAAAAGGAAACCTGAAGCTGGGGGTcagaggctgagagagagagGCCATTCTGGTGGCAACCCCGCGTCCCACAACAAGCCAGCTCTTAGGAAGTGAAAGAGGGCAAAGGCAAGAGAAAAGGTCTTTTGGCAAGACGGCTTTctgccttaaaaacaaaacaaaacgaaagccACTTTTATAAGCAAGTGTAACCACTGTGAGAAGACAGAGTGGGTGCCTTCCACCACAGGAGGCTGGGCACGGGTGGGGCACAGGCTTCTGAGAAATTCGGGACAGGGACCCTGACCCCCTTCTCTGGTCCATGGCGGCCACCCCCGGGGCAGCCGAATCTGCCGGCTCACGACTGTGACTTCCTCCTTGGCGTTTGATGAGCTCAGGGCCCCGGGCAGGAGATGGCCTACTAGGCAGGTGTTACCCTAATTTTGTGacctttttaatgaaataaacagaCAAATTAGCAAAATCACATGCCTGATCATCCCTCCTGTAGTGGCCCCAAATTTGCTAACTGCTGACATTAAACGATGCATTTCAGTAGGGGATGCACTTTTTACATCGTGATTAGatgtacataaaatttaccatcttaaccatttttaagtttgGCAGCATTAAGTACATCCACATTGTTGTGTGtctatttccagaacattttcatcttccccaacagAAACTCCGCACTCATGAAACGCTGACTCCCCCgtttccctctcccagcccctggcaaccgccattctactttctgtttctatgaatttgactcttctagggacctcatatatgtggaatcatacagtatgtgtccttttgtgtctgacttatttcacttggcataatgtcttcaaggttcatccatgttgtagcatgtgtcagaatttcctttttaaggatgaataatattccattgcatggacaGACCACTCTATCCATCATCCGTTGACAGACACTtcagttgtttccaccttttggccattgtgaataatgctgctgtgaacaggaATGCATTCTGTAAAGGAGTATTTCTGGAGAGCACCGCTGGTGTACACAGGTGTGCGGAATTCTGGGGGCAAAGTGTCCTGAGCTTTGGTATGGCAGGTGCCCAGGCCTGACTGCTTAGCTAAATCAACCTGGGAAAAAGACCCCCCCGCCCCAGCTGTCGTTACTTTATCTGTCTGGTGGGGTGGATGTGATTGTTGATGAGTTTCTAAGGGGTGGGCTCCCCAgacgctgctgtgcccccagccACGTGTCCTCAGAGCAACTTAGGACAGTCCTCTTCTGTCAGAGAGTTATTATTATAGTAACAATAGTGACAGCAATGGTGCTAGCAGGCACCAATCACTGGCATTTGTCTTGTGCCCTGCCCTGGACTGGCATGTTCCTGCCTGTGTCCTTCCATGACCTCAGGTGGGAAGTGGGTGATGAGTCTGGGGTCCAGGGAGGGCTGGGATTTTGCCCAGGGTCTCACACCAGTGAGAGGGTGGCTGAGACTTTCAGCAAGGTCACTAGGTTTCCTGAGTCCGAGCTCTGGACAGCCCAGCTGCCAGGAGGCTGAGCCCCCTGCAAGCACGTTGGGCTGACCAAGTGCTGCTGGTTCTCAGCCCGGCCCGAAGCTGTAAGTGCAGGTTCCCTGGCAGCTGCAGCAAGTCCAGGAGGCATTGATTGTAAAGCTGGCCCCGAGACTGGGACTGAGAGCAGAGTTTTGAGACTGGCTGGTTAGGTTTTCTTGGTTCTACTGCTCCGAAGACAGGGGCCAGCCAGGTGGGAGCCATTCTGGCTGAGCTGTGCTTCCTATTCTAGGCAGGCATGAGCAGAAACAAGgcgggggcagggtgggtggtggggagaagAGGGCACCACCCACGGTGTTGGCCTTGCTGGGCGGAGGGCCAGGGAGCCCAGGCCCACGTGTGGTGGAAGAGatgtggaggggaggggccagAGCCTTGGCGAGGGCCCTGAGCGCTGGTTCCCATGCCCCTGGCCCCGGTGCTGGACACCAAAGCTCGGGGGCAGGCGGGCATTTGACCCCGGTCACACGCTGGTCAATGAGGGGCTGAAATCACTCCAAGATGTGCCGACCCCACAGCCACTGGGGGCCCctaaagcaagagaaagaaactcCCTGCCACTTGCACTCCTACCCAGGCCGCCCTGACGTGCTGTGTGGCCAGGAGAGtagccccaccccagcctctcgGCGCCAGTGGCCTCCGCCCTAACCAAGGTCATGGGGTTGCATGTGGCCGTCCCACCAGCCGCTGGGACATGGGACGGGGGGGCACAGCGCAGGTTAGGACCCCCCATTACTGTGTGctgcccccaggcccctcccttgagggcaggggcagtTAGGGCTTCCCGAAGCCCAGCCAGAATCCAGCCCTGTCTACAGGGCTTTCCGGGGGAGACCAATTTGAGATGATGCAAGAGAACAGGATGTGGCTTTTGAGGGGGGCCATGTCTAGGGGAGCCCCAGTTCCCTGACATGATGTTGGGTGTCTGTTTACTGTCTGGCCCCCTGGGGAGGTAAGCCCCAGGGACAAGGGGATGCAGACGAGCCTGTGCATGGCTGGCTGAGTAAACTGGCCTTCCCATCCTCAGGTCTAGCTGGGAGCTCCCAGACCTCCAGGAGGGCAAGATTGAGGCCATCAGCGACTCGGACGGGGTGAACTACCCCTGGTACGGGAACACCACGGAGACCTGCACCATCGTGGGCCCCACCAAGAGAGACTCCAAGTTCATCATCAGCATGAATGACAACTTTTACCCCAGCGTCACGTGGGCCGTGCCCGTCAGCGATAGCAATGTGGCCAAGCTGACCAACGTCTACCGGGACCAGAGCTTCATCACGTGGCTGGTAGCCACCAACACCTCGACCAACGACATGATCATTCTGCAGACGCTGCACTGGCGCATGCAGCTCAGCATCGAGGTGAACCCCAACCGGCCCCTGGGCCAGCGCGCCCGGCTGCGGGAGCCCATCGCCCAGGACCAGCCCAAAATCCTGAGCAAGAATGAGCCCATCCCGCCCAGCGCCCTGGTCAAGCCCAATGCCAACGACGCTCAGGTCCTCATGTGGCGGCCCAAGTACGGGCCGGCGCTGGTGGTGATCCCGCCCAAGCACCGGTAACAGCCAGGGCACCCGCGAGGTGACCCCCAAATAATAACACCACGCAAACACCCCGCACGGACTCTGCAGTCCTTCAGCAAAATACAACCTTTCTACCTTCTCCAGCGGGCGGATCTCACTGTGCGAACGCGCGGCGATGGCCCCCCGCCCTCCTGGGACCTGCTTCCCTGGTGGAGAAGGGAGACCCAGGCGGGACCGACCACTCCACGTGCGCCCTCAGTGTCACCTTgggtctcctttcctctcctcgcAATTTCCGTCATTCACTTGCAACAGACTCCCTGAAACAACtgctttttctgttcctttttttttttaacgcctCTTTAAGAGGTTCAGGGGTGGGACGAGGAGGAGCTGGCGAGGAGCCTGGTCGCACCGCACCGGGGCTGATCCCACGGGGGCTGATCCCACCGGGGCTGATGCCACCGGGGCTGATCCGcggcggccccgccccgcccgggcAGCTCCCCTCATCCTCTGTCACGCGGCCTTATGTAGACTTGCTTTGCCAAACTTTTGCCTTAAGccgattttaaaggaaaaaaccgGAAACAAAGAGAGCCGTTTGTCTTTTCTGCTGGACTTTGCATCTTCCgccagaggtgagggaggagggggatgggCTACAGATCTAGATCTAAAACCGGCCGCTCATTCTTCCGTTTTAGCTGAGCCGAAACCACAGGCAGATTCTGCCCCCAAAgtcccttctctccaccccagGGAGAACCCTTACCCTACTCCGTGCCTGCAGAGACAAGCTGTGAGCTCGGGCTCAGGGTAGATCTGCGGGgggcttctctctcctctctcctctgcagcCGGAACTTGCCTTGGGTGGGCCTAGGAGCAGAGAGGGAGGGTCCCGTGAGTTACAGGTTGagcccagggaattcccaccgtCTCGGTCCTCAGCGCCCATCGCCAGCTGGCTCTGTCGGCACATCTCAGTGGGCAGCTTTTCTGTTTCCATCCACACTGTCCCAAACGCCTGGAGGGCCAGCCACCTTACCCAGCTGTAGTTAGTTCAAAGGTGAGAAGGCCTGCCCTTGCCACCCAGCACCTTCTCGGGGACGCCCCTCCCGGGCTCTCTGGGGGGTGCCTGCAGATGGGCTCCAAGCACCGCGGTGCTGCAGGTGAGGGCACCCACAGATGGGCATGCCTGAACCTGGTAAGGCTGGGGAGGCGGGAGGCAAGGGGCAGACCCCCTGCTGCCGGCCCTCACAGAAGCGAGCCAGCACCCACGGCCAGGGTGATGAAGTGAGCCTGGGGTTGAGGCTGGTCCTTGAGGTCACCCTCCTTcaggtcctgggccctctggagCCCCAGGACCTGGTCCTGAGTGTCGCCAAGCTTTTTTAGCAATGCCTGCCTTGAAGGCTGCTTGCAGGAGCTGAGGGGACACCCTGCTGAGGGAGGCCCCCTTCCTCCAAgcttgacaaacccacagctacaTCGCCTGGGTTCCTCATTCGGACCGATAATGATCGAGCCCAGAAAACTGTCAGATGAGAGAAATAATCCATCTCTGCTGCAGATGAGCCGTATGTAGGAGCTCCAGGGACAGCGTGGGCGGGCGTGGTTCACGGAGTCCTTGCTCTGCTCCTCTACCCACGGGCTACTGTATTTATTCGAGGGGTGCTTAACGTCCAGCCATCGCCCGAGCGCCCCGCTCCTGACGGGACGCGTGCGGCTCTCCTGGCACCTCTGGACGGGAAACAGCTTTGTGCGGCCGGCTGCCGGCCTGGTGCTTCGGGAACCCGTCAGGACTGGGACCTTCCCCCTGGCAAATGCCAGTTCCCCCTGGTGTGTTCGGAGGGAGGCCTGCCACCCAGAGAGGCCACAGCCTCAAGTGAGGGGCATGATGGGTCCCAGCTCCCCCTCTGGGCACAGGCTGCGGAGGGGTCAGGGTGGCAGTGGCCGGCTGCCGCGGACGGGACCTGGCATCCTGACAGCACGGCCCTTCTCTGCACTCAGGTCTTTCTTGCACTACAAAGGAGAAAGGGCCCTGGGCGAGGGGTCAGGGACCGGAGTGCTGGTTCTGGGCTGGGTCATCGCTAAGGAGTTCTTACTAGGGTAGGGGTGGGAGTAGGAACCAACAGTAAGTGGTGGTCCTGAGCTGTCTGGGGGCAGAGTCCCCCAAGCCCGCGCTTCCTGCGTGTGAGCAGGCCCTGGGCAGGGGCCCACGGCTGGGCCCATTGGGAGGAGCCCTGCTGCTCCGCCCCGCCCCTCACTGCCCGGCCCCTTGCTCTCTGCCCCTCCTAGGCTTTCGGAAGACAGGGCTGGGAGGGCCCTGGGGAGGCTCCAGGTCCCGCTGAGGAAGCTCGGCTTAGCTTGGGTCTGGTCCCTCGGCTTCTCATGTCAGGAACGCAGAGCGCAGGCTTCTCACCTGGGTCCCCGATCCCTCTGGTGTCCCCCTCCCCGGCGTGGACACACTCCTCCAGCAATAAGGACCGTCTGTGGTCGTGGAGAGTACTGTGAAAACAGACCAATGCACTTACTAGGAGGCACAAGACtcttgaagaaaatgtaaaatgaacctttttaaaacaacaacaaatattcacaaagagaaataaaatgtaattttcaagTAGGCCTGGCTAGGAGCTAGATGCTTCTGAAGTGGCGGTTCATTTGGGGGTTGACGGCCCTGGATCTCTGGCCTGGGGAGTGAATGTATCGGGGGGGGGTGGGTATACAGCTGGAGCCTGGGGGTTCTGGTGCTAAGGGCCTTGGAGGAACCCAAGAGGAGGTGGGCCACTTCACAGATGGCATCCTCTGCTCTCCACAGCTCTGGACCTCAGTCCCCACCAAAGTGCCCCCTGGTTGGGGTCCTgtgtggaggaggggcaggagactTGGATGTGCAGCTAGGACTGGGGGGCAGCTTGGCTTTTGGCAAACAGTAGAAACCTGTGTGACAAAAGGGGTTAGTGTTTAGACTGGGTCCTTACCCACAGACTTGCAAACCCGTCTTCACATGGAGACGCGGCTGCTAAGTCAAGGTCAACCTAGGCCGTGGCCCTGCACCTGCCCTCGCCTGTAGCTGCTGAAAGGGGTTGTGTGGCCAGAGCACTGACAGTAAATATCTTCTCCTCCTATTGGAACCTCCTTATGGAAGGATGAGAGGTGGGGCAGCCCAGAGGTCTGGAGTGGGTGTGGGCTCTGAAGGTGGACCATGGATTCAAGGTCATTGTTGTGAGTCTGGGCAAGACACTGAGCCCCTCTGACCCCGTTTACCTTGTATGGAAGATGGGGGTTCTCTGAGTAG
Proteins encoded in this region:
- the FAM78A gene encoding protein FAM78A, encoding MPDFLWDCWPSLEIRLVLCAMGCIQSIGGKARVFREGITVIDVKASIDPVPTSIDESSSVVLRYRTPHFRASAQVVMPPIPKKETWIVGWIQACSHMEFYNQYGEQGMSSWELPDLQEGKIEAISDSDGVNYPWYGNTTETCTIVGPTKRDSKFIISMNDNFYPSVTWAVPVSDSNVAKLTNVYRDQSFITWLVATNTSTNDMIILQTLHWRMQLSIEVNPNRPLGQRARLREPIAQDQPKILSKNEPIPPSALVKPNANDAQVLMWRPKYGPALVVIPPKHR